Proteins co-encoded in one Daphnia carinata strain CSIRO-1 chromosome 3, CSIRO_AGI_Dcar_HiC_V3, whole genome shotgun sequence genomic window:
- the LOC130693111 gene encoding cuticle protein 7-like, which produces MKFFILAAVFAIAAADSYRTAEYAPKYVAPRYESPKYEAASYREVYYEAQPYDFGYSVKDAEYYTDFDHSERSDGKVTTGSYRVQLPDGRTQIVTYRADSYGYTADVKYEGEAKYPEYVQSKYNTYSAPAYKAPAAPVYSAPAYRAPEYRAPAYKAQAYTAPAY; this is translated from the exons ATGAAG TTCTTCATTCTCGCCGCTGTTTTCGCCATTGCCGCCGCTGATTCCTACAGGACTGCAGAATACGCACCGAAGTACGTGGCTCCTAGATATGAATCCCCTAAATACGAGGCCGCTTCATACCGCGAAGTTTACTATGAG GCTCAACCTTACGATTTTGGGTACTCCGTGAAAGatgctgaatactacactgATTTCGATCACTCCGAGAGAAGCGACGGTAAAGTCACGACTGGCTCTTACCGCGTTCAACTTCCAGATGGTCGCACTCAGATCGTCACGTACAGAGCTGATAGCTACGGCTACACGGCTGATGTCAAGTATGAGGGCGAAGCGAAATATCCCGAATACGTTCAGTCCAAATACAACACGTACTCTGCCCCAGCCTACAAGGCACCGGCTGCTCCCGTTTACTCTGCGCCAGCATACAGAGCTCCGGAATACAGAGCTCCGGCCTACAAGGCCCAAGCGTACACCGCTCCAGCCTACTAA